From one Anopheles bellator chromosome 1, idAnoBellAS_SP24_06.2, whole genome shotgun sequence genomic stretch:
- the LOC131206564 gene encoding caspase-7-like gives MNPTATDSRPVDREIVGKSSTASGQTLAVTSSPEDPQYKMNHKYRGYAIIINNERFADMPARHGSEKDRDVIADALKSLRFKVRVFDDPDKKKLFKVLKKYAEKDHTDNDCVVLVVMTHGEDGTLYAADGTYEVEQLWNPFAGSACPTLVGKPKLVFLQMARNKPVVAAGQERRLSDAVDSREKSAIQQYSLPVMADQLVVFSTHDSLCSSLCPLEGSTFVHSLASTLKKYGQTVDLLTLLATVSAAVANYPSDPDQKKSVPYTMSTLTKCVYFRNQKAESSAPEPWDLKTLSPPKYDMNRGGLVIILNQMKFDDAELYREGSDKDRDAIEKSFFELGFRVRPHDNPSQDKVFEILKGVSEENHTDNDCLVVVVLTHGEKGTLMAADTQAPHRPPYRVARLWERFVDSACPTLRGKPKIFLIQACRGTQTDPGVLVEAPVTRSVEEKNEVYATSTAPDLLIAYSTFEGHYSYRSGEDGSWFIQSLVKTLREHGSGKDLSNLLTCVARDVATSNTSYMPGDPAKHNKKQMPVTVSTLTKAVYFCPDARS, from the exons ATGAATCCGACGGCGACTGATTCCCGACC GGTCGACAGGGAGATCGTAGGAAAATCTTCTACTGCCTCTGGACAAACACTCGCCGTAACGTCATCGCCCGAGGATCCACAGTACAAAATGAATCATAAATACCGTGGTTATGCCATCATCATAAATAATGAGCGTTTCGCCGACATGCCGGCCCGCCACGGCAGCGAAAAGGATCGGGACGTGATTGCTGACGCCCTGAAAAGCCTACGATTCAAAGTTCGCGTCTTCGACGACCCCGACAAGAAAAAGTTGTTCAAAGTGCTGAAAAAGTATGCCGAAAAAGACCACACTGATAACGATTGCGTCGTGCTGGTTGTTATGACTCACGGTGAAGACGGGACACTGTATGCTGCCGACGGCACCTACGAAGTGGAGCAGCTCTGGAACCCGTTTGCCGGGAGCGCTTGTCCGACTCTGGTCGGAAAACCGAAGCTGGTTTTCTTACAAATGGCCCGAAATAAGCCAGTGGTTGCTGCGGGGCAAGAGCGGCGCCTTTCCGATGCCGTAGATTCCCGGGAAAAGTCCGCCATTCAACAATACTCCTTGCCGGTGATGGCCGATCAGCTGGTGGTGTTCTCAACACACGACTCACTATGCTCCTCGCTCTGCCCCCTCGAAGGGTCCACGTTCGTTCACTCGCTGGCCAGCACCCTGAAAAAGTACGGGCAAACTGTGGATCTACTTACTCTGCTGGCCACGGTGTCTGCGGCAGTGGCTAACTACCCATCCGATCCCGATCAGAAGAAATCGGTGCCGTACACTATGTCGACGCTCACAAAATGTGTCTACTTTCG GAACCAAAAGGCGGAGTCTTCGGCCCCGGAACCCTGGGACCTCAAAACGCTGTCGCCCCCGAAGTACGATATGAATCGGGGTGGCCTTGTAATTATCCTGAACCAGATGAAGTTCGACGATGCGGAATTATATCGCGAAGGAAGTGACAAAGATCGAGACGCTATTGAAAAGAGTTTCTTTGAGCTGGGATTCCGAGTGCGCCCTCACGATAATCCCTCCCAGGACAAGGTGTTCGAAATCCTGAAAGGCGTGTCCGAGGAGAATCACACCGATAACGAttgcctggtggtggttgtgctgACCCACGGTGAGAAAGGCACACTGATGGCGGCCGATACGCAGGCTCCTCACCGTCCTCCGTACAGAGTGGCACGTTTGTGGGAACGGTTCGTGGACAGTGCTTGCCCGACGCTCCGAGGGAAGCCGAAAATATTCCTCATTCAAGCTTGCCGCGGCACGCAAACGGACCCGGGCGTCTTGGTTGAGGCACCCGTTACAC GATCGGTGGAAGAAAAGAACGAAGTTTACGCCACTTCGACGGCGCCCGACCTCCTGATAGCATACTCAACGTTCGAAGGACACTACTCGTATCGTAGCGGCGAAGATGGGTCCTGGTTCATTCAGTCCCTGGTGAAGACGCTGCGCGAACATGGATCGGGAAAGGATCTGTCAAACCTGCTCACCTGCGTGGCGCGCGAtgtggccaccagcaacacctcGTACATGCCGGGCGATCCGGCCAAGCACAATAAGAAACAGATGCCCGTCACCGTGTCCACGCTCACCAAAGCCGTCTACTTCTGTCCCGATGCGCGCTCGTAA
- the LOC131206567 gene encoding uncharacterized protein LOC131206567, producing MSTRLTVPSSIVAVVVFAGGSGRKSAGELRHSMLARVPPPGYVPMFRRPAGGPPGLGRVGADKSYACPQQQDLTQPQRSLPSSGPATPLMEDRAVALVLPPPTDDLPTDGTNLSTITKRYTITLADTSPLSISLTASCARKDQPAPPPPSWWVLQEERYVAAPSNGSSFFRACAQRGLYQVVVNVTGLDGAADGGCSYRLAYNRKGAEEFRRWPFRNLTAPSRIKVQQQRRRYVALIKWERSKLDIHAMRYCLAVSTGRRQRSLCQALGNSILRPACDSITVNDYLQRLGPRDERKLDPGTETTLVCTGTRTRQLIRGMKPNVTYYVDVFAVHSRHNNLSFLLGTSRVQLNRTRPTQLIEGKIVIGKLSTLGGLALFSFKVPKRSPNSFFKLHLTPCGGSVNVEILKRRHHVMEPVGDVYYPRTITVGNVRPGDRYLIRVYEGDDSSRMNRIQLAVSSREDFLDLPRMPANTSVTELVPLRKCQSSTVAWFGSPQPEVTYCVYVFKLSRAQYYNNVKIPTYCELESREVCNHPQFHNKHCFNGHEHNPLSLDIPNLQPEHYYSVFVTAVPPRGRSLPYKSVRIKTASFCPTDTNQIVVRKGASAGKRRPAGRTVARNSLTGGPLAKRSGRRIPTAAAESPKRPQV from the exons ATGTCAACCCGTCTAACGGTGCCGTCGTCGattgtcgccgtcgtcgtc TttgccggcggcagcggcaggaaGTCTGCGGGCGAACTGCGCCACTCGATGCTGGCCCGCGTCCCACCACCCGGCTATGTGCCCATGttccggcgaccggcgggcGGTCCACCCGGGTTGGGGCGGGTTGGCGCCGACAAAAGTTATGCCtgcccgcagcagcaggacctgACGCAGCCGCAGCGGTCCTTGCCAAGTTCCGGCCCGGCGACACCGCTGATGGAAGATAGGGCCGtggcgctggtgctgccgCCCCCCACCGACGACCTGCCGACGGACGGGACCAACCTTTCGACCATCACCAAGAG ATACACCATCACACTGGCGGACACGAGCCCACTGTCCATCTCACTGACGGCGAGCTGCGCCAGGAAGGACCAACCGGCACCCCCACCGCCCAGCTGGTGGGTGCTCCAGGAAGAGCGCT ATGTGGCCGCCCCGTCCAACGGGAGCAGCTTCTTCCGGGCGTGCGCCCAGCGCGGTCTCTACCAGGTGGTGGTCAACGTGACGGGGCTGGACGGCGCCGCCGACGGGGGCTGCAGCTACCGACTAGCGTACAATCGCAAGGGCGCCGAAGAGTTCCGCCGCTGGCCATTCCGCAACCTGACCGCACCGTCCCGCATCaaggtgcagcagcagcggcgccgCTACGTGGCGCTGATCAAGTGGGAAAGGAGCAAGCTGGACATTCACGCGATGCGCTACTGCCTGGCGGTGAGCacgggccgccgccagcgctCCCTCTGCCAAGCCCTCGGGAACTCCATCCTCCGGCCGGCCTGCGACTCGATCACCGTCAACGACTATCTGCAGCGGTTGGGGCCGCGGGACGAGCGCAAGCTGGACCCGGGCACGGAAACAACGCTCGTCTGCACCGGAACCCGCACGCGCCAGCTGATCCGGGGCATGAAGCCGAACGTGACGTACTACGTGGACGTGTTTGCGGTGCACTCACGCCACAACAACCTCTCGTTTCTGCTCGGCACGTCCCGGGTGCAGCTGAACCGGACCCGGCCGACGCAGCTGATCGAGGGCAAGATCGTCATCGGCAAGCTGTCCACGCTCGGCGGGTTGGCGCTGTTCAGCTTCAAGGTGCCGAAGCGTTCGCCGAACAGCTTCTTCAAGCTTCACCTAACCCCGTGCGGCGGCTCGGTCAACGTGGAGATCCTGAAGCGCCGGCACCACGTGATGGAGCCCGTCGGGGACGTGTACTACCCGCGGACGATCACCGTCGGGAACGTGCGGCCCGGCGACCGCTACCTGATCCGGGTGTACGAGGGCGATGACAGCTCGCGCATGAACCGCATCCAGCTGGCGGTCAGCTCCCGTGAGGACTTCCTCGACCTGCCCCGCATGCCGGCCAACACGAGCGTCACCGAGCTGGTGCCGCTGCGCAAGTGCCAATCGAGCACCGTCGCCTGGTTCGGCTCGCCGCAACCGGAGGTGAC GTACTGCGTGTACGTGTTCAAGCTGTCCCGGGCGCAGTACTACAACAACGTGAAGATCCCGACGTACTGCGAGCTGGAGAGCCGGGAAGTGTGCAATCACCCTCAGTTCCACAACAAACACTGCTT caacggcCACGAGCACAACCCGCTCTCGCTCGACATTCCCAACCTGCAGCCGGAACACTACTACTCCGTGTTCGTGACGGCCGTGCCCCCCCGTGGCCGCAGCCTGCCGTACAAATCGGTCCGCATCAAGACGGCTTCGTTCTGCCCGACCGACACCAACCAGATCGTGGTCCGCAAGGGTGCCAGCGCCGGCAAgcgacggccggccggtcgaacCGTAGCAAGGAACAGTCTCACCGGGGGCCCGCTGGCCAAGCGCTCCGGCCGGCGGattccgacggcggcggcagaatCACCAAAGCGTCCGCAGGTCTAG
- the LOC131206571 gene encoding neuropeptide receptor npr-1, which yields MVGYWEHSLKNLSSQQRTVFTVFAILVMVIAVFGNVVTIITNVRREQRHLFRVCLLSLAFSDIAFVTVTSIVYLSQFNTEFNSLWTLGEMMCTFSPFVQTVAVLVNSITLVAIALDRYMALLRLAKGSWEPSGWFCATCAVLIWGLGAGISSPMLTLYQVFDIIVLTADSSATAATQPNQPPISGYYLAEICATDKSKNSYYFAIVFAVIFVPLLCAFCWLNGVIAREFWKRRNPVAAAPKQRPKPTSTSGTERNTTVTTNTAVERRSPAVPKCTCPHHQAGAGPPERAGEHRNENTVNRRKRQLRMFKAIVALMLVFFVCRLPMWIFLLIKMMGDASSNAFWSLHYSFGLLAMLNGVLNPLMYTFLGETIRFTLFVKAYCVRVWMKPCRAGSGGTASPARRAAAKERDSNEGSGLPGDADGGIYMG from the exons ATGGTCGGGTACTGGGAGCACTCGCTGAAGAACCTGTCTAGCCAGCAGCGCACCGTGTTCACCGTGTTTGCGATCCTCGTGATGGTGATTGCCGTTTTCGGCAACGTGGTCACGATCATCACGAATGTGCGCCGGGAGCAGCGCCATTTATTTCGGGTCTGTCTGCTGTCGCTGGCGTTCTCCGACATTGCGTTCGTGACCGTCACGTCGATCGTCTATCTGTCGCAGTTTAATACGGAATTCAACTCCCTCTGG ACACTCGGTGAGATGATGTGCACGTTCTCCCCGTTCGTGCAAACGGTGGCCGTGCTCGTGAACAGCATCACGCTAGTAGCGATCGCCCTCGACCGCTACATGGCGCTGCTGAGGCTAGCGAAAGGCTCCTGGGAACCGAGCGGGTGGTTCTGTGCCACCTGCGCCGTCCTTATCTGGGGCTTGGGGGCCGGCATTTCCAGCCCGATGCTGACGCTGTACCAGGTGTTTGACATCATCGTCCTCACGGCGGactcgtcggcgacggcggcgacccAACCGAACCAACCGCCCATCAGCGGGTACTACCTGGCGGAGATTTGTGCCACGGACAAGAGCAAAAACAGCTACTACTTTGCGATCGTGTTCGCGGTCATCTTCGTGCCGCTCCTGTGCGCCTTCTGCTGGCTGAACGGGGTCATTGCGCGGGAGTTCTGGAAGCGCCGCAAtccggtcgccgccgccccgaaGCAGCGCCCGAAACCGACGTCGACCtccggaacggagcggaacACGACGgtcaccaccaacacggccGTCGAACGGCGCAGTCCGGCAGTCCCGAAATGTACCTGTCCCCACCACCAAGCCGGAGCGGGGCCCCCGGAACGCGCGGGGGAGcacagaaacgaaaacaccGTGAACCGCCGGAAGCGGCAACTGCGAATGTTCAAAGCGATCGTCGCACTGATGCTGGTGTTCTTCGTGTGCCGGCTGCCGATGTGGATCTTCCTGCTCATCAAAATGATGGGCGACGCCAGCTCGAACGCCTTCTGGAGCCTGCACTACTCTTTCGGGCTGTTGGCGATGCTGAACGGAGTGCTGAACCCGCTGATGTACACGTTCCTGGGCGAAACGATTCGCTTCACGCTCTTCGTCAAGGCTTACTGCGTGCGTGTTTGGATGAAACCGTGCCGCGCCGGCAGCGGGGGCACAGCGTCCCCGGCCAGACGAGCTGCGGCAAAGGAACGGGACAGTAACGAGGGTTCCGGGCTTCCGGGCGATGCCGATGGCGGTATCTACATGGGGTGA